One region of Mycobacterium riyadhense genomic DNA includes:
- a CDS encoding PE family protein: protein MSFVVTSPAAVAAVATDLANIGSTISAANLVAAAPTTGVLAAGADQVSAAVAALFDAHAHSYQLLSAQASAFHDQLVQTLNAGAGSYASAESANAQQALLNAVNAPTQTLLGRPLIGDGANATTPGGNGGAGGILFGNGGNGAAGAAGQAGGSGGPAGLIGNGGAGATGGAGAPGGNGGAGGWLFGNGGVGGTGGAGVLGGGTGGVGQAGGAGGSGGAAGLWGTGGTGGTGGAGGAEDSVLGEGGPGGAGGTGGTGGLLYGNGGAGGSGGAGGPETSAPFGFGGHGGTGGTGGAARLFGAGGAGGAGGIGGQATEGGFGGDGGHGASGGFLYGDGGAGGAGGTGGPGSAIGGVGGNGGAGGNAFLIGNGGAGGAGGHADTSAPNGVFGGHGGNAGNGGQLFGNGGAGGAGGNGATAADDNGGNGGVGGNGGFAGLIGAGGAGGAGGHGGASLADFGAGGSGGAGGAGGDAKLIGNGGAGGIGGASNQGGNGGNGGNGGNGGAGGHGGGLFGDGGAGGAGQAGAKGVGVGPGGNGGLGGDGGNAVGLIGNGGNGGAGGAGGLGTPDGDGGDGGKGGSRGQLFGTPGATGPHG from the coding sequence ATGTCATTTGTGGTCACGTCACCAGCGGCGGTCGCCGCCGTGGCAACGGATCTGGCCAATATCGGTTCCACGATCAGCGCGGCGAATCTGGTGGCGGCGGCCCCGACGACGGGCGTGCTCGCCGCGGGCGCCGATCAAGTGTCGGCGGCGGTCGCGGCGCTGTTCGACGCTCATGCACACTCCTATCAGCTGCTGAGCGCCCAGGCGTCAGCGTTTCATGACCAGCTTGTGCAGACCTTGAACGCCGGTGCCGGATCGTATGCCAGCGCCGAGTCCGCCAACGCCCAGCAGGCTCTGCTCAACGCCGTCAACGCGCCCACCCAGACGCTGTTGGGCCGCCCGCTGATCGGCGACGGCGCCAACGCGACCACCCCGGGCGGCAACGGTGGAGCGGGCGGAATCTTATTCGGCAACGGCGGTAACGGGGCCGCGGGCGCGGCGGGTCAGGCCGGTGGCAGCGGCGGACCCGCCGGGCTGATCGGCAACGGCGGGGCCGGAGCAACCGGGGGCGCAGGCGCGCCGGGGGGTAACGGCGGGGCCGGCGGGTGGCTGTTCGGCAACGGCGGCGTCGGCGGAACCGGTGGAGCGGGAGTGCTCGGTGGCGGCACCGGCGGTGTAGGCCAAGCCGGGGGGGCTGGCGGCAGCGGCGGCGCCGCCGGCCTCTGGGGCACCGGCGGGACCGGGGGAACCGGCGGGGCAGGCGGGGCCGAAGACTCCGTGTTGGGCGAAGGCGGGCCCGGCGGGGCCGGCGGAACCGGCGGGACCGGCGGACTGCTGTACGGAAACGGCGGAGCAGGCGGAAGTGGTGGGGCCGGCGGGCCCGAAACCAGTGCACCGTTCGGGTTCGGCGGGCATGGCGGCACCGGCGGGACCGGGGGTGCGGCCAGACTGTTCGGCGCCGGCGGGGCCGGCGGGGCCGGTGGTATCGGGGGTCAAGCCACCGAAGGCGGGTTTGGCGGGGACGGCGGTCATGGAGCCAGTGGTGGGTTCTTGTATGGCGATGGCGGTGCCGGCGGGGCCGGCGGCACCGGCGGCCCCGGCAGCGCAATTGGCGGGGTCGGCGGCAACGGCGGTGCCGGCGGCAACGCCTTCCTGATCGGCAACGGCGGGGCCGGCGGGGCCGGCGGCCATGCCGACACTTCCGCACCCAACGGCGTTTTCGGCGGGCACGGCGGCAACGCGGGTAACGGCGGCCAGCTGTTCGGCAATGGCGGAGCGGGCGGGGCCGGTGGAAACGGCGCTACGGCCGCCGATGACAACGGCGGAAACGGCGGCGTTGGCGGTAACGGCGGTTTCGCCGGGCTGATCGGGGCCGGTGGGGCCGGCGGGGCCGGCGGTCACGGCGGGGCCAGCTTGGCCGATTTCGGGGCCGGAGGGTCCGGTGGGGCCGGCGGGGCCGGCGGCGACGCAAAGCTGATCGGAAACGGCGGGGCCGGCGGGATCGGCGGAGCCTCCAACCAAGGCGGGAACGGCGGCAACGGCGGGAACGGCGGTAACGGCGGGGCCGGCGGTCACGGCGGGGGGCTGTTCGGCGACGGCGGAGCTGGCGGCGCCGGCCAGGCCGGCGCGAAAGGCGTCGGAGTCGGGCCCGGCGGGAACGGCGGCCTCGGCGGCGACGGCGGGAACGCCGTCGGGCTGATCGGCAACGGCGGTAACGGCGGGGCCGGAGGCGCCGGCGGGCTCGGCACTCCCGACGGTGACGGTGGGGATGGTGGCAAGGGCGGTAGCCGCGGGCAACTGTTCGGCACCCCTGGCGCGACCGGCCCGCACGGCTGA
- a CDS encoding PAS and ANTAR domain-containing protein, with translation MGAGAGKHLNVGSFRLWFVGQRWEWSDEVARMHGYEPGSVVPTTKLLLSHKHPDDRAHVQDLLDYALRSGESFSSRHRFVDTAGKVHDAIVVADRMLNEAGAVVGTAGHYIDLTDTLDETRYQTRQEVLDEALPDLFENRAAIEQAKGVLMFVYRVSADQAFRVLQWRSQETNTKLRVLAMQLLAEVATLAAPSPAAQSQFDHLLLTVHERIPADSAR, from the coding sequence ATGGGCGCCGGAGCCGGCAAGCACTTGAACGTGGGCAGTTTCCGGTTGTGGTTCGTAGGTCAACGTTGGGAGTGGTCCGACGAGGTAGCGCGGATGCACGGATATGAACCCGGATCGGTGGTGCCGACGACGAAACTGCTGTTGTCCCACAAGCATCCGGACGACCGTGCGCACGTCCAGGACCTGCTCGATTACGCATTGCGGTCGGGCGAGTCGTTTTCGAGTCGGCACCGGTTTGTCGACACCGCGGGCAAGGTGCATGACGCGATTGTGGTGGCCGATCGCATGCTGAACGAGGCAGGTGCGGTGGTTGGTACCGCCGGTCATTACATCGATCTCACCGACACCTTGGATGAAACCCGCTACCAGACGCGGCAGGAGGTGCTCGACGAGGCTCTTCCGGACTTGTTCGAGAATCGGGCGGCCATCGAGCAGGCCAAGGGTGTGCTGATGTTTGTGTATCGGGTCAGTGCCGATCAGGCCTTTCGCGTCCTGCAGTGGCGGTCGCAAGAGACAAACACCAAGTTGCGCGTGCTGGCGATGCAACTGCTTGCCGAAGTCGCCACGCTGGCGGCACCGTCGCCTGCTGCGCAAAGCCAGTTCGACCATCTGTTACTGACGGTGCACGAACGCATCCCTGCCGACTCCGCGCGGTAG
- a CDS encoding HAD-IC family P-type ATPase: MPFRAVAIGLQASTVLTNTSITAATALAGTLGQTAGSVAKAGIEIAAIPLREGAKALSGELSRETLSRHCWRGENRAWIEVRGLDETGDGELGRLVLDAVRAHPGVTSASLNYPLARVVVGIDGPDTSLDDLCRIIDDAEKRCHPSQDTSGAAPPSLPGDGVVLATRAVTLAANAAGLGLALTGRLLRWPRLPISVLAGVVAVDYQPLLRRLLEDGIGRSATDTLMTLATAAAETVTQSPAALSVGLLMQSLKAAECRAQARAWQQHEPELVRYADQPAWSAKRPPPTSEPGERNAARFALLQALSAGLIGAGTRDVNLAATAALVTAPKANRTTPEAFAAALGRGLADQHGVLPLRPKSLRGLDRVDAIVVDPRVLCTDSMRVARIRGADEDELSAAWNSAQLMLDRNGLRPGWQPVPGISAGQPDSKVEALLLPTHDPLASAVVAEAHRTGAELVTVEADSLDELRPAFDDIRPLRSAANGSPDKAIDTALARAVTDLQRAGRMVAVLSSTGAQAISSADLALGVMPRQGPPPWDADLLLPGLAAAWRVLHALPAAKSATQRGVGMSAGATAMGSLFLIPGVRGIGTGPVTAGAAAGMLSGYLLARAVIGAESPRPAASHEWHAMSVEQVRNALPPPGPPAEFDEGRTRALAGGREAAQRIVQLAGRPALGVWQLLKAVRAELSDPLTPVMALGSAASAVLGSPVDAVLVGTVLTGNSILAAAQRLRAEKRLDLLLAQQIPPARTVVTAAHGERAYVDVDAALLRPGDVIEVRTHEVVPADARVIEEVDVEVDESMLTGESLSVPKQVEATPGVPLAERRCMLFAGTTVVAGTAVALVTAVGADTQQQRAADLVSGELSSEIGLQHQLGQLTNRALPVSVTGGALVGALGLLRRTGLRHAVASGIAIAVAAVPEGMPLVATLAQAASARRLTKFGALVRVPRSVEALGRIEVVCFDKTGTLSENRLRVSRVHPAPGYSRAEVLRCAAHAAPVTNGGPQVHATDVAIVEAAAAADASVADLHNGGSVTAHLPFRSGRSFSASVTGTELTVKGAPEVVLAACGDVTSMDSTVAALAARGLRVIAVAQRRLTPQQARAIQESPDNIAEFCSDGLTLAGFLGLSDTPRAESAGLIASLRQQGMGILLITGDHPITAKAIAEELGLPVTADQIISGAEWDSLSRKDQERVVTERVIFARMTPENKVEVVQTLENAGVRTAMVGDGANDAAAIRAATVGIGVVGRGSDPAHTVADVVLVDGRIDALLEAIEEGRQLWRRVQAAVAVLLGGNAGEVIFAIIGSAITGTSPLNTRQLLLVNTLTDALPAAALAVSKPRSQVDPNLRGADQPALWNAVAIRGVTTAAAATAAWAMAGFTGLPQRASTVALIALVAAELGQTLLESQAPMVLLTALGSLALVGILISIPGVSQLLGCTPLGPLGWAQALGAATAATIAVAILSRVLTDRDKSDREPPTRKPSPAGGASRGPSRGPRPPQRATAPRKAPATARSAARQSTKPADRRRSSSYVRR, translated from the coding sequence GTGCCGTTTCGCGCCGTCGCGATTGGCCTGCAGGCGTCCACCGTCCTGACCAACACATCGATCACCGCCGCCACAGCTCTTGCGGGCACGCTGGGGCAGACGGCGGGATCGGTCGCCAAGGCTGGAATCGAGATCGCTGCGATCCCGCTGCGAGAAGGAGCCAAGGCACTTTCTGGCGAGCTTTCCCGCGAGACGCTCAGCCGGCACTGTTGGCGTGGCGAGAACCGCGCCTGGATCGAGGTGCGCGGCCTCGACGAAACCGGCGACGGTGAACTAGGGCGTCTCGTGCTCGACGCGGTTCGCGCCCACCCCGGCGTGACGTCGGCCAGCCTCAACTATCCCTTGGCCCGTGTCGTCGTCGGCATCGACGGTCCGGACACCTCATTGGATGACCTGTGCCGCATCATCGACGACGCCGAAAAGCGTTGTCATCCAAGCCAAGACACGTCGGGTGCGGCACCACCAAGTCTGCCGGGCGACGGCGTGGTGCTGGCCACCAGAGCGGTGACGCTGGCAGCCAACGCGGCCGGTCTGGGCTTAGCGCTCACCGGCCGATTGCTGCGGTGGCCGCGGTTGCCGATCAGTGTCCTCGCGGGCGTGGTGGCGGTGGACTACCAGCCCCTGCTGCGCCGTCTGCTTGAGGACGGGATCGGTAGGTCCGCGACGGACACGCTTATGACGTTGGCGACGGCGGCAGCCGAAACCGTCACCCAATCACCGGCGGCATTGTCGGTCGGTTTGCTGATGCAGTCGCTCAAAGCCGCCGAATGCCGTGCCCAGGCACGTGCCTGGCAACAGCATGAACCGGAATTGGTGCGCTACGCCGACCAACCGGCTTGGAGCGCGAAGCGGCCACCGCCGACCTCCGAACCCGGCGAGCGCAACGCCGCACGTTTCGCACTCTTGCAGGCGCTCAGCGCCGGGCTGATCGGCGCCGGCACCCGCGACGTGAATCTGGCCGCCACCGCCGCCCTGGTGACAGCACCCAAGGCCAACCGGACCACACCCGAGGCGTTTGCCGCGGCGCTTGGACGTGGATTGGCCGATCAACACGGGGTACTGCCGTTGCGGCCAAAGAGTCTGCGTGGGTTGGACCGGGTCGACGCGATCGTCGTCGATCCGCGAGTGTTGTGTACCGACAGCATGCGGGTCGCGCGGATCCGAGGTGCCGACGAGGACGAGCTGTCGGCGGCCTGGAACAGTGCCCAACTCATGCTGGACCGAAACGGTCTGCGCCCGGGTTGGCAGCCGGTGCCCGGCATTTCGGCTGGTCAGCCGGATTCCAAAGTCGAGGCGCTGCTGCTTCCCACACACGACCCGTTGGCCTCCGCCGTCGTTGCCGAGGCACACCGCACCGGGGCAGAACTCGTCACGGTGGAGGCCGACTCTCTGGATGAGCTGCGACCCGCGTTCGACGACATCCGGCCCCTGAGGAGCGCCGCGAATGGATCCCCGGACAAGGCCATCGACACCGCCCTGGCCCGCGCGGTGACCGACCTGCAGCGGGCGGGCCGGATGGTAGCCGTGTTGTCATCAACTGGCGCGCAAGCGATTTCGTCTGCAGACTTGGCGCTGGGCGTGATGCCACGGCAGGGTCCACCACCCTGGGATGCCGACCTCTTGTTGCCCGGCCTTGCAGCTGCCTGGCGAGTTCTGCACGCGCTGCCGGCAGCCAAGTCGGCTACCCAACGAGGCGTCGGAATGTCCGCTGGCGCAACAGCTATGGGCTCGCTCTTTCTGATTCCCGGTGTCCGTGGCATTGGGACCGGCCCGGTCACTGCCGGCGCGGCCGCCGGTATGCTCTCGGGATATCTACTCGCGCGCGCGGTCATCGGCGCGGAATCGCCGCGCCCGGCCGCCAGCCACGAATGGCACGCCATGTCGGTCGAACAAGTACGTAACGCGTTGCCCCCGCCCGGGCCGCCCGCGGAATTCGACGAGGGGCGTACCCGGGCGCTCGCCGGCGGCCGGGAAGCGGCCCAGCGAATCGTCCAGTTGGCGGGAAGACCGGCGCTCGGGGTCTGGCAGCTCCTCAAGGCCGTCCGCGCCGAATTGTCCGACCCGCTGACCCCGGTGATGGCGCTCGGTTCGGCAGCCAGTGCGGTGCTGGGTTCGCCGGTCGATGCGGTGCTGGTCGGGACGGTACTGACGGGAAACTCGATACTGGCCGCCGCGCAACGGCTACGAGCCGAGAAACGGTTGGATCTCCTACTGGCTCAGCAGATTCCGCCGGCCCGCACAGTGGTCACCGCCGCGCACGGTGAGCGGGCATACGTCGATGTGGACGCAGCGCTCTTGCGGCCGGGTGACGTCATCGAAGTCCGCACCCACGAGGTGGTGCCGGCCGACGCCCGGGTCATCGAGGAGGTCGACGTCGAGGTCGACGAGTCAATGCTCACCGGCGAGTCGCTGTCGGTGCCGAAGCAGGTCGAGGCCACACCGGGCGTCCCCCTCGCTGAGCGTCGCTGCATGCTGTTCGCCGGCACCACCGTGGTGGCAGGCACCGCGGTCGCGCTGGTGACCGCGGTGGGCGCCGACACCCAGCAGCAACGCGCCGCCGATCTGGTGTCCGGCGAGTTGTCGTCGGAAATCGGCCTGCAGCATCAGCTCGGCCAGCTCACCAATCGGGCGCTTCCCGTCAGCGTGACCGGCGGTGCGCTGGTCGGTGCGCTCGGGCTGTTGCGCCGCACCGGGTTGCGGCACGCGGTGGCCAGCGGCATCGCCATCGCGGTCGCAGCGGTTCCCGAAGGGATGCCCTTGGTGGCAACCCTGGCGCAAGCTGCGTCAGCACGACGATTGACGAAATTCGGTGCGCTGGTTCGTGTTCCGCGTTCGGTCGAGGCTCTTGGCCGCATCGAGGTGGTCTGCTTCGACAAGACCGGAACGCTCAGCGAGAACCGGCTGCGGGTCTCGCGCGTCCATCCCGCGCCGGGCTATTCGCGTGCGGAGGTGCTGCGCTGCGCGGCGCACGCCGCGCCGGTGACCAACGGCGGTCCGCAGGTGCACGCGACCGACGTTGCCATTGTCGAAGCCGCCGCGGCGGCGGATGCCTCCGTTGCCGACCTCCACAACGGCGGCTCCGTTACCGCGCACCTGCCGTTCCGCTCCGGCCGGTCGTTTTCGGCCTCGGTGACCGGTACCGAGCTGACCGTCAAGGGCGCACCCGAAGTGGTGCTAGCAGCGTGCGGAGACGTCACGTCGATGGACAGCACCGTCGCCGCGCTGGCCGCTCGCGGGTTGCGGGTGATCGCCGTGGCGCAGCGCCGGCTGACGCCGCAACAGGCTCGGGCGATCCAGGAAAGCCCCGATAACATCGCCGAATTCTGCTCTGATGGCTTGACCCTGGCAGGTTTCCTCGGATTGTCCGACACTCCGCGTGCCGAATCCGCCGGCCTGATCGCGAGTCTGCGGCAGCAGGGGATGGGCATACTGCTGATCACCGGCGATCATCCGATTACCGCGAAAGCCATCGCCGAGGAACTTGGCCTCCCGGTGACCGCCGATCAGATCATCAGCGGCGCCGAATGGGACTCGTTGTCGCGCAAGGACCAAGAGCGCGTCGTGACCGAGCGGGTGATATTCGCCCGGATGACACCGGAGAACAAAGTCGAGGTCGTTCAGACGCTCGAGAATGCCGGTGTGCGTACGGCGATGGTCGGTGACGGAGCCAACGACGCCGCGGCGATCCGAGCGGCCACGGTCGGTATCGGGGTGGTCGGGCGCGGCAGCGACCCGGCTCACACTGTGGCCGACGTTGTGCTGGTCGACGGCCGAATCGACGCGCTGTTGGAGGCCATCGAAGAAGGACGTCAGCTGTGGCGGCGGGTGCAGGCCGCGGTGGCGGTGCTGCTCGGCGGTAATGCCGGTGAGGTGATCTTCGCGATCATCGGGAGCGCTATCACCGGGACGTCGCCGCTCAATACCCGCCAACTGCTGCTGGTGAACACGTTGACCGACGCGCTGCCGGCCGCGGCCCTTGCCGTCAGTAAGCCCCGCAGCCAGGTGGACCCCAACCTACGCGGCGCAGATCAGCCCGCGTTGTGGAACGCCGTCGCCATCCGCGGCGTCACCACGGCGGCGGCGGCGACCGCCGCCTGGGCGATGGCCGGGTTCACCGGCCTGCCGCAACGTGCATCCACCGTGGCGCTGATCGCGCTGGTGGCAGCCGAATTGGGCCAGACGTTGCTGGAGTCGCAGGCCCCAATGGTGCTGCTGACCGCGCTGGGCTCACTCGCGCTGGTGGGAATCTTGATCAGCATTCCCGGCGTCAGCCAACTGCTCGGCTGCACCCCGCTCGGACCGCTCGGCTGGGCACAGGCCCTAGGAGCCGCGACTGCTGCGACCATCGCAGTGGCCATCCTGAGTCGTGTGCTGACGGATCGGGACAAATCGGACCGGGAGCCGCCGACGAGGAAGCCCTCCCCGGCGGGCGGCGCATCGCGCGGCCCGTCTCGCGGACCTCGACCACCCCAACGCGCCACAGCACCGCGTAAAGCTCCCGCAACGGCACGGTCAGCAGCACGGCAATCGACGAAACCAGCGGATCGGCGTCGGTCCTCGTCATACGTCAGACGGTGA
- a CDS encoding exodeoxyribonuclease III: MRLATWNVNSIRTRLDRVVDWLARAEVDVLAMQETKCSDSQFPALPFFELGYEVAHVGFNQWNGVAIASRVGLDDVQVGFDGQPTWSSKPEVAATAEARALGATCGGVRVWSLYVPNGRTLDDPHYTYKLDWLAALRDTAEGWLRDDPGAPIALVGDWNIAPTDDDVWSTEFYRGSTHVSEPERRAFNAIVDAQFADVVRPFNPGPGVYTYWDYTQLRFPKKQGMRIDFILASPAVADRVIDGQIVRDERKGKAPSDHAPVLVDLRDE, from the coding sequence CTGCGGCTGGCCACCTGGAATGTGAATTCGATCCGCACCCGCCTGGACCGCGTCGTCGATTGGCTTGCCCGCGCCGAGGTCGACGTGCTGGCCATGCAGGAGACCAAGTGCTCGGATAGCCAATTCCCCGCCCTGCCATTCTTCGAACTCGGCTACGAGGTCGCACACGTCGGCTTCAACCAGTGGAACGGCGTGGCGATCGCATCTCGCGTCGGTCTCGACGACGTGCAGGTCGGCTTCGACGGCCAGCCCACCTGGAGCAGCAAGCCGGAGGTAGCGGCCACGGCAGAGGCCCGCGCACTGGGCGCCACCTGCGGTGGCGTGCGCGTGTGGAGCCTGTACGTGCCCAACGGCCGCACCCTGGACGACCCGCACTACACCTACAAACTGGATTGGCTTGCCGCGCTACGTGATACGGCCGAGGGGTGGCTACGCGACGATCCCGGGGCTCCGATCGCACTGGTCGGCGACTGGAACATCGCACCGACCGACGACGACGTGTGGAGCACCGAATTCTATCGAGGCAGCACCCACGTCTCCGAGCCGGAACGCCGGGCGTTCAACGCCATCGTCGACGCGCAATTCGCTGATGTGGTAAGACCTTTCAACCCGGGCCCCGGGGTCTACACCTACTGGGACTACACGCAGCTTCGGTTTCCGAAGAAGCAGGGCATGCGCATCGACTTCATTCTCGCCTCGCCGGCGGTGGCCGATCGCGTGATCGACGGGCAGATTGTGCGCGACGAGCGCAAAGGCAAGGCGCCCAGTGATCACGCGCCGGTGCTGGTCGATCTGCGCGACGAGTAA
- a CDS encoding GNAT family N-acetyltransferase, cg3035/Rv0428c family gives MEPWPDLGARVAVRYRRPAGSVPPLTDAVGHLLAVDPAVRVQTKRGAVLEFSPADVVALRVLTDVPVRTSEIRNLEHAAAAAWPGVEQAWVDGWLLRAEPGATPVTNSAVPLDISARTAAIPAIVDWYTRRNLTPLLAVPDRLLKLPPGLASEHTEQILVRDVSSDTPASPPDPNVTLEQPPLARAAVADAPDDTRWVGLSATRGAQRRACEALLAWGANRGATRGYMRVLDTDTTALAESLGFRLHHRSRYVVPPDRLR, from the coding sequence ATGGAACCGTGGCCGGACCTCGGGGCGCGGGTGGCAGTCCGCTACCGCCGGCCAGCCGGATCGGTCCCGCCGCTGACCGATGCGGTAGGACACCTGCTGGCAGTCGACCCAGCGGTGCGAGTGCAGACGAAGCGGGGCGCCGTCCTCGAGTTCTCGCCGGCCGACGTGGTGGCGCTGCGGGTGCTCACCGACGTCCCGGTGCGCACCTCCGAGATCCGGAATCTCGAGCACGCCGCCGCCGCGGCCTGGCCCGGCGTTGAGCAAGCCTGGGTGGACGGCTGGCTGCTACGGGCCGAACCCGGAGCTACACCCGTTACCAATTCGGCTGTACCGCTGGATATTTCGGCGCGAACAGCCGCCATTCCGGCGATCGTTGATTGGTACACACGGCGCAACCTGACACCGCTGCTGGCCGTCCCCGACCGCTTGCTGAAGCTGCCACCCGGCCTGGCGAGCGAGCACACCGAGCAAATCCTGGTACGCGACGTGTCGAGCGACACGCCAGCGTCGCCGCCGGACCCGAACGTCACGCTGGAGCAGCCGCCGCTCGCGCGCGCCGCAGTGGCCGACGCACCCGACGACACCCGGTGGGTCGGCTTGTCGGCAACGCGGGGAGCGCAGCGCCGGGCATGTGAAGCACTCTTGGCGTGGGGCGCGAACCGCGGCGCGACCCGTGGCTATATGCGCGTGCTCGACACTGACACGACCGCGCTCGCCGAGTCCCTCGGATTCCGACTGCACCATCGCAGTCGGTATGTCGTGCCACCCGACCGGTTGAGATAG
- a CDS encoding peptide deformylase, with translation MAVVPIRIVGDPVLHTPTTPIPVAPDGSLPADLPELIATMYDTMDAANGVGLAANQIGYGLRIFVYDCAEDRGLTSRRRGVVINPALETSEIPETMPDPTNDDEGCLSVPGESFPTGRAKWARVTGLDADGSPVAIEGTGLFARMLQHETGHLDGFLYLDRLIGRHARAAKRSVKSHGWGVPGLSWLPGEGPDPFGH, from the coding sequence ATGGCAGTCGTACCCATCCGGATAGTGGGCGATCCGGTACTGCACACTCCGACGACGCCGATACCGGTCGCCCCCGACGGATCGCTCCCCGCCGATCTGCCCGAACTGATTGCCACCATGTACGACACGATGGACGCCGCCAATGGGGTCGGCCTGGCCGCCAACCAGATCGGGTACGGGCTGCGCATCTTCGTCTACGACTGCGCCGAGGACCGCGGATTGACCAGCCGCCGCCGCGGCGTCGTCATCAATCCGGCGCTGGAAACCTCCGAAATCCCCGAGACCATGCCCGACCCGACCAACGACGACGAAGGTTGCCTGTCGGTCCCCGGCGAGTCATTCCCCACCGGACGGGCCAAGTGGGCACGAGTCACCGGACTCGACGCCGACGGCAGTCCGGTCGCCATCGAGGGCACCGGCCTGTTCGCGCGGATGCTGCAGCACGAAACCGGGCACCTGGATGGATTTCTCTACCTGGATCGCCTGATCGGCCGGCACGCGCGCGCCGCGAAACGCAGCGTCAAGTCACACGGCTGGGGCGTGCCCGGATTGTCGTGGCTGCCGGGTGAGGGTCCCGACCCGTTCGGTCACTGA
- a CDS encoding DUF3263 domain-containing protein, translating to MDSAMARANRAGDDSEVADGLTRREHDILAFERQWWKFAGVKEEAIKELFSMSATRYYQVLNALVDRPEALAADPMLVKRLRRLRASRQKARAARRLGFEVT from the coding sequence ATGGACAGCGCCATGGCGCGGGCAAATCGAGCGGGGGACGATTCTGAAGTCGCCGATGGGCTAACCCGTCGCGAACACGACATTTTGGCATTCGAACGCCAGTGGTGGAAGTTCGCCGGTGTCAAGGAAGAAGCGATCAAAGAGCTGTTCTCTATGTCGGCGACGCGTTACTACCAAGTGCTCAATGCGCTGGTGGACCGCCCCGAAGCACTGGCCGCTGACCCGATGCTGGTGAAGCGGTTGCGACGGCTGCGCGCCAGCCGGCAGAAGGCGCGGGCCGCGCGACGGCTCGGCTTCGAGGTGACCTGA
- a CDS encoding LytR C-terminal domain-containing protein: MNERVPDSSGLPLRAMVMVLLFLGVIFLLLGWQALGSSQDSDEDSASPVSTVTTTTAPTSTSSKPTANHAEVRVYNISGKDGVAGRAADQLKAAGFKVTEVTNLAVSDVSATTVYYTDAEGEKATADAVGEQLGAPVERRISALADQPPGVIVLVTG; encoded by the coding sequence ATGAATGAGCGCGTACCCGACTCTTCGGGGCTTCCACTGCGGGCCATGGTGATGGTGCTGTTGTTCCTCGGTGTCATCTTCCTGCTGCTCGGTTGGCAGGCACTGGGATCGTCGCAGGACTCCGACGAGGATTCCGCGTCGCCGGTGTCTACCGTGACCACCACCACGGCGCCCACCTCGACCAGCAGCAAACCCACGGCCAACCACGCTGAGGTTCGCGTCTACAACATCTCGGGCAAAGACGGCGTGGCTGGGCGCGCCGCGGATCAGCTCAAGGCGGCCGGTTTCAAGGTGACTGAGGTCACCAACCTTGCTGTCTCTGATGTCTCGGCCACCACGGTGTATTACACCGATGCCGAGGGTGAGAAAGCTACCGCCGACGCGGTCGGGGAGCAGCTGGGAGCACCAGTCGAGCGGCGCATCTCCGCACTTGCCGACCAACCGCCCGGAGTCATCGTCCTAGTGACGGGCTAG
- the sodC gene encoding superoxide dismutase[Cu-Zn], which translates to MPKPALILAACVALLSACSSPQHGSSIPGTTPSVWTGSPSPSAASGHEQDEGPVASESLTTVLRTPDGTQVATAKIEFSNGYATVTIATTSVGVLSPGFHGVHIHKVGKCEANSVAPTGGAPGDFLSAGGHFHVPGHTGVPASGDLSSLQVRKDGSAMLVTTTDAFTMNDLLSGEKTAIIIHAGADNFANIPTDRYIQVNGTPGPDETTMTTGDAGKRVACGVIGSG; encoded by the coding sequence ATGCCTAAGCCCGCCTTGATTCTGGCCGCTTGCGTCGCTCTGTTGAGCGCGTGCTCATCGCCCCAACACGGGTCGTCAATCCCGGGCACCACCCCGTCGGTATGGACCGGATCACCTTCGCCGTCCGCAGCTTCGGGTCACGAGCAGGACGAGGGGCCGGTGGCGTCGGAGAGCCTGACCACCGTCCTGCGGACACCCGATGGCACACAGGTCGCCACCGCGAAGATCGAATTCAGCAACGGCTATGCCACCGTCACGATCGCGACGACCAGTGTCGGCGTGCTGTCGCCCGGTTTCCACGGGGTGCACATCCACAAGGTGGGCAAGTGTGAGGCAAACTCGGTTGCCCCAACCGGTGGTGCGCCCGGCGACTTCCTGTCCGCCGGTGGCCACTTCCACGTGCCGGGGCACACCGGAGTCCCCGCAAGTGGCGACCTGAGCTCGCTGCAGGTACGTAAGGACGGTTCGGCGATGTTGGTGACCACCACCGACGCGTTCACCATGAACGATCTGTTGAGCGGGGAAAAGACCGCGATCATCATTCACGCCGGCGCAGACAATTTCGCCAACATCCCGACTGATCGCTACATCCAGGTCAACGGGACGCCGGGTCCCGACGAGACGACGATGACCACCGGTGACGCCGGCAAGCGGGTGGCGTGCGGTGTCATCGGTTCCGGCTAG